The Streptomyces sp. 11x1 genomic sequence GGCACCGAGGCCTGGCCGGGCTGGGAGGACTGCGCGGTGCCACCGGCCCGGCTCGGCGCGTACCTGCGGGACTTCCGGGGCCTGCTGCGTGCCCACGCCCTGCGCGGCACGCCCTACGGCCACTTCGGCGACGGCTGCATCCACGTCCGCATCGACTTCGACCTCCTGACCCCGGCGGGCGTCGGCCGCTTCCGCCGCTTCTCCGAGGAACTGGCCGAACTGGTCACCTCGCACGGCGGCTCCCTCTCCGGCGAACACGGCGACGGCCAGGCCCGCGCGGAACTCCTGCCGACGATGTACGGCGCCGAGATGGTCCGGCTGTTCGAGCAGGTGAAGGGCGTCTGGGACCCCGACGACCTCCTGAACCCCGGCATGCTCGTCCGCCCCGCACCCCTCGACACCAACCTCCGCTTCGCGGTCCTCCCGCGCACACCCGTGCCGGTGGAGTTCGCCTACCCGGACGACGGCGGCGACTTCTCGGCGGCGGTACGACGCTGTGTGGGCGTCGCGAAGTGCCGTACGGCCGAGGTGAGTCCGGCGTCCGGAGCCGTCATGTGCCCCTCCTTCCGCGCCACCGGGGAGGAGGAGCACTCCACCCGGGGCCGGGCCCGCCTCCTGCACGAGATGCTGGCCGGCGAGGTGGTCACCGACGGCTGGCGCTCGCCCGAGGTGCGGGACGCCCTCGACCTCTGCCTCTCCTGCAAGGGCTGCCGCTCCGACTGCCCGGTCGGCGTCGACATGGCCACGTACAAGGCGGAGTTCCTCCACCACCACTACGCGGGCCGCCCTCGCCCGGCGTCCCACTATGCGATGGGGTGGCTGCCGCTGTGGCTCCGCCTGGTGGCCCGTACGCGCACGGCAGGACTCGTCGGCTTCCTCGCCGGGGTACGCCCTCTCGCCGCACTCGCCAAGCGGCTGGGCGGGATCGCGGGGGAGCGGGAGCTGCCGCGGCCCGCGAGGGTGCCGTTCACCCGGTGGTACCACCGGATGCTGAAGGAGGAGGCGCGGCGGGAGGAGGCGGCGACCGCGGCGCAGGCGCCCACGACCGTGCTGCTGTGGACGGACACCTTCACGGAGTACCTCTCGCCGTCCGTCGGGCAGGCGGCGCTGAAGGTGCTGGAGGCGGCCGGGCTCCATGTGATCGTGCCGCCGACACTGTGGATGAAGCGGAAACCCGCCTGGGCGCGGAGGCCGGAGGCGGGTGAGGAGGTCGCCCTCACCCAACCGCGCCTCACCCGGACTCCGTTCGCGATGCGGACGGGCCGGGTCTGCTGCGGGCTGACGTACATCTCGACGGGCCAGCTCGACCGGGCCCGCGCGGTGCTGCGCCGCACGCTCGACATCCTCGACGTCTTCCTGAGCCCGATCCCGCAACGGCTGCTGGACGAAGACCCGGACCTCACCCCACCGCACCTCCCCGTCGTCGTCCTCGAACCGAGCTGCGCGGCGACGCTCCGCTCCGACCTGCCCGAACTCCTCCCCGACGACCCCCGGGCCCACAAGCTCGCCGCCTCGGTCATCACCTTCGCGGAGGCGCTCGAACGCCACGCCCCGCACTGGACCCCACCCGCCGTCGACCGCCCGGTCGTCGGCCAGACCCACTGTCACCAGCACGCGGTACTGGGCGACGCCCCCGACCGCCGCCTCCGCGCGGCCGCCGGACTCACCGGCGCCCTCAGCGGCGGCTGCTGCGGCCTCGCCGGCAACTTCGGCTTCGAGAAGGGCCACTACGACGTCTCGGTGGCCTGCGCCGAGGAGCAACTCCTCCCGGCGGTACGGGACGCGCCCGACGACGCGCTGGTCCTGGCGGACGGCTTCTCCTGCCGGACGCAGCTGGAGCAGCTGGCGGGGAGAAGGGGGCTGCACCTGGCGGAGGTACTGGCGGAGGGTCTGAGGGAGGAGGAGCGGGCAGCGAACAGAGGGCCCGATAGCGACAGAGGGCCCGACGGCGGCAGAGGGACGGTGATGTGAGCGCGGACGGGCCGGCAGACCTCAGGCGCCCTGACGCTCCCCCAGCCCCACCGCTCGGCCATCCTCGTCCCACCGGATCTCCAGGATCCGTACGACGGCGTCACGGTCGAGGGGCCCGAACACATGGGGGAACAGGACGTCCTCGCCGACACCCGGCGGCGGGGCGGGGGCGGCGGCCTCGAACTCCACCCGGGCGGTGAGCCGTTCCTCGTCGAGGACGAGCACGTGCAGCGGCCTGGGCGCGTCCCGGTAGAAGGCGTTGACGACGGCCAGCGTGGTCGCCTCGTCCGGCGAACAGTGCACGAAACCGTCCGCCGGGAGCGAGTCGGGGGCGTACGGCTGGTCGGGCCGGGCGGTCCAGACGTCCAGGGATACGACGTGGTAGATCACAGGCCGGTTATACAGCAGCGAGCGACAAGCCCGCCGTGGGCTCGACCTTGATCGGTTCGATGGCCACACCTAATCACCGGCCCCTCGCCGCCGGTGTCCTGGCAGTCGATCGTCCCGGCGGACAACTCGATGTGCGGCACCCGTACCCCCGTCGGTCAGGTCTCCCGCCCACGGACGGGCGGGGATCCCCCTCACGTTAGGGAGACGGGTGGGTCAGGCCAAGACATGGGCCGCCAGACAGCGGCTCACCCCGGCACCTCCGCCCTCTCCCGCCCCGCCTTCCCCCGCCCCACCTGTGTCCGTACCGCCCCCATGCTCGCTCCGATGACCAGGGCGATCGCGAGGGCCTCGACGGTGGTGAGGGCCTGGTCGAGGATGAGGAAACCGGCGGTGGCGGCGATCGCGGGCTCCAGGCTCATGAGGATCGCGAAGGTGGGGGCGGGCAGCCGGCGCAGGGCGAGGAGTTCGAGGGTGTAGGGCAGGACGGAGGAGAGCACGGCGACGGCGGCGCCCAGGGCGAGTGTCGTCGGATCGAGGAGTCTGGCCCCTGATTCGACGATCCCCAGCGGCAGGAACAGCACCGCCGCGACGCCCATGGCCAACGCCAGCCCGTCGGCCTGCGGGAACCGCCGACCCGTACGCGCGCTGAAGACGATGTACAGGGCCCACGCCGACCCGGCGGCGAGGGCGAGGGCGAAGGCGATGCCGAGCGGGTCGAGGCCGCCGACGCCTCCGCCTCCCCCGAGCAGGAAGACGCCGCAGAGGGCCAGCCCGGCCCACACCACGTTCACCGCCCGCCGGGACGCGAGGACCGAGAGCGCCAGCGGGCCGAGCACCTCCAGGGTGACGGCGAGGCCGAGGGGGATACGGGCGAGGGCCTGGTAGAAGAGGCCGTTCATCGCGGCCATGGTGACGCCGAAGACGATCACGGTCCCCCAGTCGGTCCGAGAGTGCCCGCGCAGCCGGGGGCGGCAGATCACCAGCATCACCAGCGCGGCCACCGCGAGCCGCAGCGTCACCACCCCGAGCGCCCCGGCGCGCGGCATCAGCGTCACCGCGAGCGCCCCGCCGAACTGCACCGATATCCCCCCGGCCAGCACGAGCCCCACGGGTCCGAGGGAGCCCAGACCGCGCGCGGGGCGGGAGCCGCCGGAGCCGGAGCCGGAGCCGGAGCCGGGCACGGGCACGGGCACGGGGTCGGTCGAGGGTGCGGCCGCGGCGACGGGCGCGGACTGTTCAGCACGGGGGAGTGTCACGTCGTTCAGTATGGAGGACTTGACAGTGCAAGGCAATGGACTAAGTCAGGCATGTAGTCGCTATCACCCCTTACCTTGATAGCTTCGATACCGGGCCACGGCCCCGAATTCGCCCCGCAAAAATGCAAGCACGCTTGCTTGTTTCTTCGGTCGCTGCCATGCTCCCCCCATGGCCGACCCCACGCCCGTGATTGACGATCTCCGTGCCGAGAGTCAGGAACTCGACCTGCTCGTGGCCGAGTTGAGCCCGGAGCGGTGGGCGCTCACAACGCCCGCGCCCGGCTGGACCGTCGCCCACCAGATCGCCCACCTCGCCTGGACGGACCACTCCTCCGTGCTGGCGGTGACCGACCAGGCCGCCTTCGCCCGCGAGGTCGAGAGCGCGCTGACCGCGCCCGGCGACTTCGTGGACCGGGGTGCCGAGGACGGCGCCGACAAGGCGCCCGCGGAACTGCTCGCGGA encodes the following:
- a CDS encoding EamA family transporter is translated as MPGSGSGSGSGGSRPARGLGSLGPVGLVLAGGISVQFGGALAVTLMPRAGALGVVTLRLAVAALVMLVICRPRLRGHSRTDWGTVIVFGVTMAAMNGLFYQALARIPLGLAVTLEVLGPLALSVLASRRAVNVVWAGLALCGVFLLGGGGGVGGLDPLGIAFALALAAGSAWALYIVFSARTGRRFPQADGLALAMGVAAVLFLPLGIVESGARLLDPTTLALGAAVAVLSSVLPYTLELLALRRLPAPTFAILMSLEPAIAATAGFLILDQALTTVEALAIALVIGASMGAVRTQVGRGKAGRERAEVPG
- a CDS encoding DUF952 domain-containing protein, which produces MIYHVVSLDVWTARPDQPYAPDSLPADGFVHCSPDEATTLAVVNAFYRDAPRPLHVLVLDEERLTARVEFEAAAPAPPPGVGEDVLFPHVFGPLDRDAVVRILEIRWDEDGRAVGLGERQGA
- a CDS encoding FAD-binding and (Fe-S)-binding domain-containing protein, with product MTDIGGATGRGAARARDAAGDADAAELRGALRSALRAAGVRGETAFDATARALTTMDASNYRRVPLGVVAPRDADDVAAVLSVCRAHGVPVVARGGGTSIAGQATGTGVVLDFTRHLNRLVSLDPEARTAVVQPGLVLDRLQEAAAPHGLRFGPDPSTHSRCTLGGMIGNNSCGSHSVAWGTTADSVRELSVLTGSGDARRLAQGWSGAPDGLRPLVERELARLRTGFPDLPRRISGYALDALLPENGADVARSFCGSEGTLGVVTEAVVRLVEAPRARALAVLAYADESAAAEAAPGLLPLGPLTVEGMAADLVPPGASGLPAGGAWLFVETGGDTPAEARARADALVRAADAADARVVTDPAAQRALWRVREDASGTATRMPDGTEAWPGWEDCAVPPARLGAYLRDFRGLLRAHALRGTPYGHFGDGCIHVRIDFDLLTPAGVGRFRRFSEELAELVTSHGGSLSGEHGDGQARAELLPTMYGAEMVRLFEQVKGVWDPDDLLNPGMLVRPAPLDTNLRFAVLPRTPVPVEFAYPDDGGDFSAAVRRCVGVAKCRTAEVSPASGAVMCPSFRATGEEEHSTRGRARLLHEMLAGEVVTDGWRSPEVRDALDLCLSCKGCRSDCPVGVDMATYKAEFLHHHYAGRPRPASHYAMGWLPLWLRLVARTRTAGLVGFLAGVRPLAALAKRLGGIAGERELPRPARVPFTRWYHRMLKEEARREEAATAAQAPTTVLLWTDTFTEYLSPSVGQAALKVLEAAGLHVIVPPTLWMKRKPAWARRPEAGEEVALTQPRLTRTPFAMRTGRVCCGLTYISTGQLDRARAVLRRTLDILDVFLSPIPQRLLDEDPDLTPPHLPVVVLEPSCAATLRSDLPELLPDDPRAHKLAASVITFAEALERHAPHWTPPAVDRPVVGQTHCHQHAVLGDAPDRRLRAAAGLTGALSGGCCGLAGNFGFEKGHYDVSVACAEEQLLPAVRDAPDDALVLADGFSCRTQLEQLAGRRGLHLAEVLAEGLREEERAANRGPDSDRGPDGGRGTVM